The Mytilus galloprovincialis chromosome 2, xbMytGall1.hap1.1, whole genome shotgun sequence genome has a window encoding:
- the LOC143064620 gene encoding protein meiotic P26-like, producing MSNTKGIDSPSKSLVRSKTVIMEKSNVIHRKFDETVLICGICSKWLNTPRTLPCLHSYCENCLATNINEFITRKSEKKDDSRKSREYECHQCKKTIQLKSAPTPNKWIEAFPVNHFLMDLLDIELLRRGEKTCGPCSRNGDTTVILSWCKECRDGLCQNCAKVHKGMRISMDHTVLLKEEFMKEMELLKDLQEECNKHTGKTLDLFCVLEKELCCPNCIAEEHRRCDRVISISDAVKKSKLEKEPEFLNKTLEQYGNNIDGMIGDRSNHLMYLEEEKTRLLENFASIRINIINILDKLEKNLKRDISQIHNAEVKKLQIEMDISKRMLSAVSNAHKLMNVAEVHASDSRLLHMMESIRTQCIWYEDAMGKLRSQVQDCQYLFEVGHAIEVMQTKVKEMGKISVRYSPSKLPPFPNVISVEQNNTHSNLNKSTLSLRGKRSEMVKTFSAHEHDEVNDSWFTGAAFLSDGRLVLVDRQNRKVKLFAKNYRQLNSIKFNSKPWDVTAISPSEVAVTLPEERAIQILNVSDIGFSLGDYLITSEACYGLTYVRGKFFTLAYDGLPPSLKILDTDGKELASVAYDDDGSQLFSRPIYITANGKGTMIYVADERRGSVTTLIETAEHCYSYSSVDLGHAAGLALDNEENLYVCRNHAKSVQVVSPEGDRVKTLISHDMISYPRAIAFDVNDERLLITQGDKSEVKVFQLVL from the coding sequence ATGTCAAATACGAAAGGGATAGACAGTCCATCAAAATCTTTAGTCCGATCCAAAACTGTGATTATGGAAAAATCAAATGTGATCCATCGAAAATTTGACGAAACTGTCTTGATTTGTGGAATTTGTTCAAAATGGCTAAACACACCAAGAACTCTGCCGTGTTTGCATTCGTACTGCGAAAATTGTTTGGCAACAAACATTAACGAATTCATTACACGAAAAAGCGAAAAGAAAGACGACAGCAGAAAATCCAGAGAGTATGAATGTCATCAGTGTAAAAAGACCATACAACTAAAGAGTGCACCAACTCCAAACAAATGGATAGAGGCATTTCCGGTCAATCATTTTCTAATGGATTTATTGGATATAGAATTATTAAGAAGAGGTGAGAAAACCTGCGGTCCGTGTTCTAGAAATGGTGATACAACAGTGATATTGTCTTGGTGTAAAGAATGTCGCGACGGCCTCTGTCAGAATTGTGCCAAAGTCCATAAAGGAATGCGCATATCTATGGACCATACAGTACTTTTAAAGGAGGAGTTTATGAAAGAAATGGAATTATTGAAAGATCTTCAGGAAGAATGCAACAAACATACCGGAAAAACGCTTGATTTATTCTGTGTGCTAGAAAAAGAACTTTGTTGTCCAAATTGTATTGCAGAGGAGCACCGTAGATGTGACAGAGTTATTTCCATTTCCGATGCCGTTAAGAAAAGTAAATTAGAGAAAGAGCCAGAATTTCTCAACAAAACTTTGGAGCAATACGGAAACAACATAGACGGAATGATTGGTGATCGATCAAACCACCTGATGTACTTGGAAGAGGAAAAAACCCGACTTCTTGAAAATTTTGCATCGATACGTATTAATATCATCAATATCCTGGACAAacttgaaaaaaatctaaaacggGATATTAGTCAAATCCACAACGCAGAAGTTAAGAAGTTACAGATAGAGATGGACATCAGTAAACGAATGCTTTCAGCTGTATCTAACGCTCACAAGTTGATGAATGTGGCTGAAGTACATGCTTCCGATTCTAGACTTCTGCATATGATGGAATCCATTAGAACGCAATGCATTTGGTATGAGGATGCCATGGGAAAACTGCGGTCTCAAGTCCAGGATTGTCAATATCTGTTTGAGGTGGGTCATGCTATAGAAGTAATGCAAACAAAGGTAAAAGAAATGGGTAAAATATCCGTGCGGTACTCCCCGTCAAAATTACCGCCATTTCCAAATGTTATTTCCGTTGAACAGAATAATACCCATTCAAACCTTAATAAGTCTACTCTTTCCTTGCGTGGAAAACGTTCAGAGATGGTCAAAACCTTCAGTGCGCATGAACATGATGAGGTGAATGATAGTTGGTTCACAGGTGCTGCGTTTCTTTCAGATGGTCGGCTAGTTTTAGTTGATAGACAGAACAGAAAAGTTAAACTGTTTGCAAAGAATTATCGACAGCTAAACAGTATAAAATTCAACTCTAAACCGTGGGATGTGACAGCCATAAGCCCCTCCGAGGTTGCAGTGACACTTCCGGAAGAACGAGCAATCCAAATTCTGAATGTCAGCGATATCGGATTTTCTCTTGGAGATTATTTGATTACAAGTGAAGCATGTTATGGATTGACATATGTCCGTGGTAAATTTTTCACTCTGGCCTACGATGGATTACCACCATCACTAAAAATCCTGGATACTGACGGAAAAGAACTGGCATCAGTTGCATATGACGACGATGGGTCGCAGCTGTTTTCCCGTCCTATTTATATAACTGCGAACGGGAAAGGTACTATGATTTACGTTGCCGACGAACGACGTGGATCTGTGACAACACTAATCGAAACAGCAGAGCATTGCTATTCCTACTCAAGTGTAGATTTAGGTCATGCAGCCGGTCTCGCTCTCGACAATGAAGAAAATTTATACGTTTGTAGAAATCACGCCAAGAGTGTCCAAGTAGTTTCTCCAGAAGGTGACAGAGTAAAGACTCTTATATCACATGACATGATATCATATCCTCGCGCTATCGCTTTTGATGTAAATGATGAGCGTTTGCTTATAACTCAAGGAGACAAGAGTGAGGTGAAAGTGTTCCAGTTAGTATTATAA
- the LOC143064621 gene encoding acyl-CoA-binding domain-containing protein 6-like: protein MRFTIAIMADEFGDCSQEDIKDLFEGASKYLRHVAGSQSGDNLLYFYARYKQATEGQCNSKKPGMFDFQGKQKWEAWKKLGDKPREMAMLEYISHMTSLYPGWEAEMDTIDDKQSTGGSSWISVSTMSNTDSELDNQNKTVFDWCKEGDINQMSRILQSENIDINGLDDAGMALLHWACDRGLSEMVECLLNKKANIDIQDEDNQTPLHYAVSCEHPKAVQILLSHGADKSLKDSDGLSPSELETSEEIRTLLGRT from the exons ATGAGATTTACAATCGCCATCATGGCAGACGAATTCGGCGATTGTTCGCAAGAAgatataaaagatttatttgagGGTGCATCAAAGTATCTTCGACACGTTGCCGGATCTCAGAGTGGCGACAAtctattatatttttatgcccgaTACAAACAG GCAACAGAAGGACAATGTAATTCCAAAAAGCCAGGGATGTTTGATTTTCAAGGCAAACAGAAATG GGAAGCTTGGAAGAAACTTGGAGATAAGCCAAGAGAAATGGCCATGTTGGAATATATTTCACATATGACTTCACTTTACCCTGGATGGGAAGCGGAG ATGGATACTATTGATGATAAGCAATCTACTGGTGGATCATCCTGGATATCAGTGAGCACGATGTCTAACACAGACTCAGAGTTAGACAATCAAAACAAGACAGTGTTTGATTGGTGTAAAGAAGGAGACATTAACCAAATGTCTAGAATACTGCAAAGTGAAAATATTGACATCAATGGCTTAGATGATGCA GGAATGGCCTTACTGCACTGGGCTTGTGACAGAGGTTTAAGTGAAATGGTAGAATGTCTACTGAATAAAAAGGCAAATATTGATATCCAG GATGAAGACAATCAGACTCCACTTCATTATG ctGTTAGTTGTGAACATCCAAAGGCTGTGCAGATACTGTTATCACATGGTGCCGACAAATCACTGAAAGATAGTGATGGACTTTCACCCTCAGAGTTAGAGACTTCAGAAGAGATTAGGACACTACTGGGAAGAACTTGA